A single Corticium candelabrum chromosome 12, ooCorCand1.1, whole genome shotgun sequence DNA region contains:
- the LOC134188199 gene encoding uncharacterized protein LOC134188199 yields the protein MLRPYPGRNLADPEAVFNYRLSRSRRVIENSFGILAARWRLFRRPIIASPDHVVLFTQAAIALHNYLRTTESTVYCPRGFSDAEDGAGNVTEGAWRSEVDGDNGLSRIGSVGSNMYSRSAATCRDTIRDYFMSSEGEVTWQYNHIHRTEY from the coding sequence ATGCTTCGTCCGTATCCTGGGAGAAATTTGGCTGATCCTGAGGCAGTGTTTAACTATCGCTTGAGCCGTTCCAGAAGAGTCATTGAGAACAGTTTTGGTATCCTGGCTGCCAGATGGCGTCTCTTTAGGAGGCCGATAATTGCTTCTCCAGATCACGTAGTGCTTTTCACCCAAGCAGCAATAGCCCTACACAACTACCTGCGAACTACTGAGTCAACAGTTTACTGCCCACGCGGATTTAGTGATGCAGAGGATGGAGCAGGGAACGTCACTGAAGGAGCCTGGAGAAGTGAGGTGGATGGTGATAATGGATTGAGCAGGATAGGCTCTGTAGGAAGCAATATGTATAGTAGATCTGCAGCTACATGTAGGGACACTATTCGCGACTACTTTATGTCCTCTGAAGGAGAGGTGACATGGCAGTACAACCACATCCATCGTACAGAATACTAG
- the LOC134188197 gene encoding transcription factor Adf-1-like has translation MEEKLIESVRKYGCLWQVKSREYKDLRLKENSWKEVSEETGLPAADCQKVWKRLRDKFVREEKKTKSMRSGDSGPLYSSLWEYFEVLSFLLDTIKHRQTVTNFSAPLDDGCVHDDDEEDNDDDSESIVAVDQFEHKQSMTTRQSTPSPSVPLSGGVVQTPMGEIRSNRGKGKKRKVDAEAVDLAMLQLINDQKSNPTEPSLDEEGLFGLHIAAKLRQLSDREKAIAEIKIEEILLEAKFGYQYQQSSHQYQH, from the exons atggaagagaagcTTATCGAAAGTGTACGTAAGTACGGCTGCCTGTGGCAAGTAAAGTCCAGGGAGTATAAAGACCTGCGTCTGAAGGAGAACTCTTGGAAAGAGGTCTCGGAAGAAACTGGGCTCCCAGCGGCAGACTGCCAGAAAGTATGGAAACGTCTTCGCGACAAGTTCGTGAGGGAAGAGAAGAAAACTAAATCAATGCGTTCTGGAGACTCGGGACCTCTCTACAGCTCATTGTGGGAGTACTTTGAGGTTCTCAGCTTCCTCCTGGACACCATAAAACATCGCCA AACAGTTACCAACTTTAGTGCCCCCCTAGATGATGGTTGCgttcatgatgatgatgaggaggacaatgatgatgatagtgAGAG CATTGTAGCAGTAGACCAGTTTGAACACAAGCAATCAATGACAACACGTCAGTCTACTCCGTCACCATCAGTGCCATTATCTGGAGGAGTAGTGCAAACACCTATGGGAGAAATTCGTTCCAACAGAGGCAAGGGCAAAAAGAGGAAGGTGGATGCTGAAGCTGTTGATTTAGCTATGCTTCAGTTGATCAACGACCAGAAGAGCAATCCTACTGAGCCATCGCTAGATGAAGAAGGGCTATTTGGATTACACATTGCAGCCAAACTAAGACAGTTGTCCGACCGTGAGAAAGCAATTGCGGAGATTAAAATCGAAGAAATACTATTGGAGGCAAAATTTGGCTACCAATACCAGCAAAGCAGCCACCAATACCAGCATTGA
- the LOC134188224 gene encoding uncharacterized protein LOC134188224: MTQKEIQRLLDVSLSLHIQDSTPSIRDKARLNAISTPHSGSWLRALPNTNLGLVMSREEFLVALRLRLGIAVFPSSPLLVRCPCGQVIDKFGDHVLGCGSGPLRLKRHNALCDILYRYLLVDNAGSRREQCFSSESNDRPGDVFHPDFLQGKAAFFDISVRNSFTNHFINSCSTKAGAAAEAGEVQKDLRYDSDVTSAGASFYPMIVETYGTWSTYSLEIIKVIARKTSVLNKLPVSRIVCNIHEQLAVRLWQYNARMVLDRLHLVCHGE; the protein is encoded by the coding sequence ATGACTCAAAAAGAAATACAACGATTACTAGATGTCTCACTCAGTCTTCACATCCAAGACAGTACTCCCAGCATAAGAGATAAGGCTCGTCTGAACGCAATTTCAACCCCACACTCCGGATCATGGCTGCGGGCATTACCCAACACAAATCTCGGCCTCGTCATGTCTCGGGAGGAATTCCTGGTTGCTCTGCGTCTTCGCCTCGGtattgctgttttcccctcTTCTCCACTTCTTGTTCGGTGTCCATGCGGTCAAGTAATTGACAAATTTGGAGACCATGTTCTTGGTTGTGGTTCTGGGCCGCTTCGCTTGAAGCGCCACAATGCTCTATGTGATATTCTGTATCGATATCTGCTAGTGGATAATGCTGGGTCTCGTAGAGAACAGTGTTTCTCCAGCGAAAGTAACGACAGGCCTGGAGACGTCTTCCACCCGGATTTCTTACAAGGAAAAGCTGCTTTTTTTGACATCTCAGTTAGAAATTCTTTTACCAATCATTtcatcaacagttgctctACCAAAGCAGGAGCTGCCGCCGAAGCTGGCGAAGTTCAGAAAGACCTTCGCTACGATTCAGACGTCACAAGCGCAGGAGCCAGTTTTTACCCTATGATTGTTGAGACATATGGAACATGGTCCACATACAGCTTGGAGATCATAAAAGTGATTGCAAGGAAAACTTCAGTTTTGAACAAATTACCTGTTAGCAGAatagtatgtaacatacatgaacaactagCAGTACGACTttggcagtataatgccagGATGGTTTTGGACAGGCTACATTTGGTCTGTCATGGagagtaa
- the LOC134188160 gene encoding zinc finger MYM-type protein 1-like, with amino-acid sequence MQEKMDASESNAKRRKRKRHTVTLNDFWGPKRIENGDKTGDSDDMPNKIQQAIPESAESAYEAPDDSGSGEDMANTEPGNARSTVCSTSLEIISKLDISTRFQSGPSQPVCQFPSKNFGKGKHSCRRSFVATWYTTYPWLEYSIKFDRAYCFACRHYCLGSASGRADTAFTSIGFGDWKHGTGNKGAFLIHASSAHHRNAMAEWHERRLDDCNSQRRRVEDLFAEEDERVVLSNRHYLKCLAEVILLCAKQNLALRGHDESEESSNPGNFLAVFELLARHDHELFKRIETLPGNVSYKSPEIQNALIQLMADMVREKICSEVQRSGYFCLICDESKDVAKNEQLAVVLRYVLDGTVHERFISFTPLGNLAADGIAEEICQVLTRNKLTLQNCIAQTYDGASVMSGKHTGVQKRIRDIAPKAVYTHCYAHRLNLVVVDSVKSVSSASVFFDVLQRLYVFVSSSAVHPIFLEAQKRHYPQRCESVTLKRLSDTRWTCRIDSIRAMLKSFTAVVDALSSLTNASNSERAILAAGLLSRVKSLEFTSNLVIFEKLLTITKNLSDQLQAEDLDLSGAVDLLETVIEQLVETRESGWDDTWQQILHLAQTCSVNMDVSDGSRSRGDPGLVTGRRTRKQKEITDCVLTETTGQRLTDYFTNDQDPLDDVARTKIHLRRKLFLPVIDQMLQELESRFSNDGRSLMKSIQACSPQSRNFLQADAINALVVHYDINREEIGYETHQARKFLNASMCEMKSIADVIRVLTPVKAAFPHLISALQIALTVGVTSASCERTFSSLKRLKTYTRQSMLQSRMNSLAILTIEKDVVETLDLERVVTKFASLEFGRCRRLSLVSKSTKF; translated from the exons ATGCAGGAGAAGATGGATGCGTCAGAGTCTAACGCTAAGCGTAGAAAGCGAAAGCGACATACTGTGACTCTGAATGACTTTTGGGGACCCAAAAG AATTGAAAACGGTGACAAAACGGGCGATTCAGACGATATGCCTAACAAAATTCAGCAAGCCATACCTGAAAGCGCTGAGTCTGCCTACGAAGCCCCGGATGATTCTGGTTCTGGAGAAGACATGGCAAATACCGAGCCTGGTAATGCTAGGAGTACTGTGTGTTCAACATCTTTGGAGATCATATcaa AGTTGGACATTTCCACGAGGTTTCAGAGCGGCCCTTCCCAACCGGTCTGTCAGTTTCcttctaaaaattttggaaaggGAAAACACTCATGTAGAAGATCGTTTGTTGCCACCTGGTACACAACATATCCATGGTTGGAATACTCGATAAAATTTGACCGAGCCTACTGCTTTGCCTGTCGTCATTACTGCCTTGGCAGTGCAAGCGGCCGTGCCGACACAGCGTTTACCAGTATAGGTTTCGGCGACTGGAAGCATGGTACTGGTAATAAAGGAGCATTTCTGATCCATGCCAGTTCGGCACATCACAGGAATGCTATGGCAGAATGGCATGAGCGGCGACTGGATGACTGTAACAGCCAGCGTCGACGAGTTGAAGACCTCTTTGCAGAAGAAGATGAACGCGTTGTTCTTTCTAACAGACACTATTTAAAATGTCTGGCGGAGGTTATCCTCTTGTGTGCTAAACAGAATCTTGCACTTCGTGGGCACGATGAATCGGAGGAGTCATCGAATCCAGGCAATTTTTTGGCTGTATTTGAGCTTCTTGCAAGGCATGATCACGAATTGTTCAAACGAATTGAAACGCTCCCCGGTAACGTAAGTTATAAGTCTCCAGAGATTCAAAACGCTTTGATCCAGTTGATGGCTGATATGGTACGAGAGAAAATATGCAGTGAAGTACAAAGGAGTGGCTATTTTTGTCTTATTTGCGACGAAAGTAAAGATGTAGCAAAGAATGAACAGCTTGCAGTTGTTCTGCGCTATGTTCTAGACGGGACTGTTCATGAGCGGTTTATATCTTTCACACCTCTTGGCAACCTTGCAGCAGACGGGATAGCAGAGGAGATCTGTCAAGTGTTGACAAGGAACAAACTTACCTTGCAGAACTGCATTGCTCAAACCTACGATGGTGCTAGTGTCATGAGCGGAAAGCACACCGGCGTTCAGAAGAGAATCAGAGACATTGCTCCGAAAGCCGTCTACACGCATTGCTACGCACATAGGCTGAACCTTGTTGTCGTTGATTCTGTAAAGTCCGTCTCCTCGGCGAGTGTGTTCTTTGACGTCCTTCAGAGGCTGTACGTCTTTGTTTCATCTTCTGCTGTTCACCCAATTTTCTTAGAAGCTCAAAAACGTCACTATCCGCAACGTTGTGAGAGCGTCACGCTGAAGAGACTTTCAGACACACGATGGACCTGTCGAATAGACTCTATACGAGCAATGCTTAAATCCTTTACAGCAGTAGTCGATGCCTTATCCTCTTTGACAAATGCTAGCAACAGCGAAAGAGCCATTTTAGCTGCAGGTCTATTGTCACGAGTGAAATCGTTAGAGTTTACCTCAAACTTGGTTATTTTCGAAAAGCTGCTGACTATTACAAAAAATCTGTCCGATCAGTTGCAAGCTGAAGATTTAGATCTGTCTGGAGCCGTTGATTTGTTAGAGACTGTGATAGAGCAATTGGTGGAGACCAGGGAATCCGGGTGGGACGATACATGGCAGCAAATTCTTCACTTGGCACAAACCTGCAGCGTTAATATGGATGTTTCTGATGGATCACGCAGTCGTGGTGATCCTGGACTTGTTACCGGTCGTCGCACTCGGAAACAAAAGGAAATTACTGATTGCGTTTTAACAGAGACTACTGGGCAGCGATTAACTGATTATTTCACCAACGATCAAGATCCCCTGGATGACGTGGCAAGAACGAAAATTCATTTACGACGAAAGCTTTTCTTACCGGTGATAGACCAAATGCTGCAGGAACTGGAATCAAGATTCAGCAACGATGGACGATCCCTTATGAAGTCAATTCAGGCTTGTAGTCCACAGTCCCGAAACTTCCTTCAAGCAGACGCCATTAATGCCTTAGTGGTACATTACGACATAAACCGTGAGGAAATTGGTTATGAAACTCATCAGGCAAGAAAATTTCTTAATGCATCTATGTGTGAAATGAAGTCTATCGCCGACGTCATTAGAGTTCTTACGCCGGTCAAAGCAGCTTTTCCGCATCTTATATCTGCCTTGCAGATAGCGTTGACTGTTGGGGTGACATCTGCCTCATGTGAGAGAACTTTCTCTAGTTTGAAGAGGCTGAAGACTTACACGAGACAATCGATGCTGCAAAGCCGAATGAACAGTCTAGCGATTTTGACCATAGAGAAAGATGTAGTTGAAACGTTAGATTTAGAGAGGGTAGTTACGAAATTTGCAAGTTTAGAATTTGGAAGATGCCGAAGATTAAGTCTAGTTAGCAAAAGCACAAAATTTTAG
- the LOC134187673 gene encoding tigger transposable element-derived protein 4-like has protein sequence MASFSSRKRVTLSLKRKIEMIDCVERGGKKKDIASDFGIAPSSVSTTVRDKDRYRQLFYEGHTDLSKKRARPAKHEDVEETLLRFKKRHSITCKSMCGERAAVDDEVTDSWVTDVLHSVLASKKSKERITAMVCTNMDGSEKWPLLVIGKFKNPRCFKRIRKLPTEYEANETSMDDCHVAGLKATEPLFLPPNATAKLQLCGCGIIKNLKTHYRSLMLRQLLQHLDSGSKTAEFSINLFDALTLLRMAWDSVTMATVENCYKKAGFHRDSATTDVETDEPSVMALVEGLLDKGLINSSFAADDFFNVDSEVLVFPAITVAEVVSSLQHSAEADNPTFPQKMVQKMTVPIHFPTGNGRVFAEPRRCGGVPGRHLRYRKEPEEHHQRPQGKLPLQSDV, from the exons ATGGCTTCTTTTTCTTCACGTAAACGTGTTACGCTATCTCTAAAGCGAAAAATCGAAATGATTGACTGTGTTGAAAGGGGAGGGAAAAAGAAGGACATCGCCAGTGACTTCGGCATCGCACCAAGTAGTGTTTCAACAACAGTTCGGGACAAGGACAGGTACAGACAACTTTTCTACGAAGGGCACACTGATCTGAGTAAGAAACGCGCTAGACCTGCTAAGCACGAGGATGTCGAAGAAACGCTGTTGAG GTTTAAGAAACGCCATTCGATCACATGTAAGTCAATGTGCGGAGAAAGAGCGGCAGTTGACGATGAAGTTACTGATTCATGGGTGACGGACGTGTTGCATTCAGTTCTTGCAAG CAAGAAATCAAAGGAGAGAATAACAGCAATGGTGTGCACCAATATGGATGGGTCAGAAAAATGGCCATTACTGGTGATTGGCAAGTTCAAAAACCCAAGGTGTTTCAAACGGATTAGGAAACTCCCTACTGAATATGAAGCCAACGAAACGAGCATGGATGACTG CCATGTGGCTGGTCTCAAAGCTACAGAGCCTCTGTTTCTTCCTCCTAACGCTACTGCCAAGCTTCAACTTTGTGGTTGTGGAATAATAAAGAATTTAAAGACTCACTACAGATCTCTCATGCTTCGTCAGTTACTGCAGCATCTTGACTCAGGTTCCAAAACAGCAGAATTTTCCATAAATCTTTTTGATGCACTGACACTGCTAAGGATGGCGTGGGACTCAGTCACTATGGCCACAGTGGAGAACTGCTATAAAAAAGCAGGATTCCACAGAGACAGTGCCACCACAGATGTTGAAACAGATGAGCCAAGTGTCATGGCTCTTGTTGAGGGTCTTCTAGACAAAGGTCTAATTAACAGTTCTTTTGCTGCAGACGACTTCTTTAATGTTGATTCAGAAGTGTTGGTATTTCCTGCAATAACTGTAGCTGAAGTAGTTAGCAGTCTGCAGCATTCAGCAGAAGCAGACAACCCAACCTTTCCACAGAAGATGGTTCAGAAGATGACTGTG CCCATCCATTTTCCAACAGGTAATGGAAGAGTTTTTGCAGAGCCTAGACGGTGTGGTGGTGTACCTGGACGACATCTGAGATACAGGAAGGAGCCGGAGGAGCACCATCAGCGTCCACAGGGAAAACTACCTCTACAATCAGACGTATGA
- the LOC134188198 gene encoding putative nuclease HARBI1 yields the protein MDRKDLLLLLLVYRRRTRRAREASRRRRRKWVRTIFQRRREHGDYHNLLAEMRLQDAESHYRFLRMSRETFDALVAKVAPALKRRSYQSVYRPEISPGERLALTLRYLATGNSQVSVSFSFRVGRATVCHIIRETCAALWQVLQPEYVKGPSSEEDWKGIAREFSKLWNFPNCVGAIDGKHISIQAPASSGSSYYNYKGGHSVVLMAVCDAHYRFIFVDIGNSGRHSDGGVLQIQNLAEH from the exons ATGGATAGAAAAGACTTGCTCCTTCTACTGCTAGTGTACCGTAGGCGCACTCGAAGGGCTCGGGAAGCtagccgccgccgccgccgaaAATGGGTGAGAACCATTTTTCAAAGAAGGAGAGAGCACGGGGACTATCACAATCTGCTAGCAGAAATGAGGCTGCAGGATGCAGAGAGTCATTACCGCTTCTTGAGAATGTCTAGGGAAACTTTTGATGCTCTGGTAGCAAAGGTAGCTCCTGCTTTGAAAAGAAGATCATATCAAAGCGTCTATCGGCCGGAGATCTCACCTGGAGAAAG ATTGGCTTTGACTTTACGTTACTTGGCCACTGGCAACTCCCAAGTGTCAGTTTCTTTCAGCTTCAGAGTTGGCCGTGCAACTGTTTGCCACATCATTCGAGAAACATGTGCTGCACTGTGGCAAGTTCTTCAGCCTGAATATGTGAAAGGACCATCAAGTGAAGAGGATTGGAAGGGCATTGCCAGAGAATTTTCAAAGCTCTGGAATTTCCCAAACTGTGTGGGAGCTATTGATGGCAAACACATATCTATACAAGCTCCCGCTTCTTCGGGATCATCGTATTACAATTACAAGGGAGGACACTCAGTTGTTCTAATGGCAGTGTGCGATGCACATTACAGGTTTATTTTCGTCGACATTGGAAATTCTGGTCGACATAGTGATGGAGGTGTTCTTCAAATTCAGAATTTGGCAGAGCACTAG